One segment of Neobacillus endophyticus DNA contains the following:
- a CDS encoding aspartate aminotransferase family protein has product MVQTSRPKESLLEMDDKYVWHAMKPYNPNATIVAEKAVGSWVTDADSKRYLDAMAGLWCVNVGYGRTELAEAAYEQLKEMAYFPLSQSHVPAIKLAEKLNEWLGDEYVIFFSNSGSEANETAFKIVRQYHQQKGDYNRYKIISRYRAYHGNSMGALAATGQAQRKYKYEPLAPGFIHVSPPDSYRDDQNVADPREHPAVKELDKTMTWELSETIAAFIMEPIITGGGVLIPPDGYMKAAKEICEKHGALLIVDEVICGFGRTGKPFGFMNYGVKPDIITMAKGITSAYLPLSATAVRKEIYEAFKGTEEYDYFRHVNTFGGNPAACALALKNLEIMEKERLFDRSRDLGEQLLNDLKNHLQDHPYVGDVRGKGLLIGIELVNNKATKEPLDASLVNKVIAACKDRGVIIGKNGATVAGFNNVLTLAPPLNIDQNDITILVKTLIESLAEIK; this is encoded by the coding sequence ATGGTTCAAACGAGCCGTCCTAAGGAGTCCTTATTAGAGATGGATGATAAATATGTATGGCATGCGATGAAGCCTTATAATCCGAATGCAACGATTGTAGCGGAGAAGGCGGTGGGTTCATGGGTGACGGATGCAGATAGCAAACGTTATTTGGATGCGATGGCAGGTCTTTGGTGTGTGAATGTCGGATATGGCAGAACAGAGCTAGCCGAGGCCGCCTATGAGCAATTGAAAGAAATGGCATATTTTCCACTTTCCCAAAGTCATGTACCGGCTATTAAACTGGCAGAAAAGCTCAATGAATGGCTTGGTGATGAATACGTCATCTTTTTCTCCAATAGCGGTTCGGAGGCAAATGAAACAGCCTTTAAGATTGTCAGACAATATCATCAGCAAAAAGGGGATTATAATCGCTATAAAATTATTTCCCGCTATCGCGCTTATCATGGAAATTCCATGGGAGCCTTGGCTGCTACAGGGCAGGCGCAGCGGAAGTATAAATACGAGCCGCTTGCTCCTGGCTTTATCCATGTATCACCGCCAGATTCCTACCGTGATGATCAGAATGTAGCAGATCCGAGGGAGCATCCTGCTGTCAAAGAACTTGACAAAACCATGACATGGGAGTTAAGTGAAACGATTGCAGCATTCATCATGGAACCAATTATCACCGGCGGCGGTGTGTTAATTCCGCCTGATGGGTATATGAAGGCGGCAAAAGAAATCTGTGAAAAACACGGTGCTCTATTGATTGTTGATGAGGTCATTTGCGGGTTCGGCCGGACTGGCAAGCCATTTGGTTTTATGAATTATGGAGTTAAACCCGATATTATTACCATGGCAAAAGGAATCACCAGTGCCTATCTGCCGCTTTCCGCTACAGCAGTCAGAAAAGAAATCTATGAAGCTTTTAAAGGTACGGAAGAATACGATTACTTCCGCCATGTAAATACTTTTGGCGGCAATCCAGCTGCTTGTGCTTTAGCACTGAAAAATCTTGAAATTATGGAAAAGGAAAGGTTATTTGACCGCTCTCGCGATTTGGGGGAACAGTTGTTAAATGACTTAAAGAACCATCTTCAGGACCATCCATATGTTGGGGATGTCCGGGGCAAGGGTTTATTAATTGGAATTGAGTTAGTCAATAATAAAGCGACAAAAGAGCCGCTAGACGCTTCACTTGTCAATAAAGTTATTGCAGCCTGTAAGGACCGCGGTGTGATCATCGGTAAAAACGGAGCAACCGTTGCAGGTTTCAATAATGTCTTAACATTGGCACCTCCATTAAATATCGACCAAAATGATATTACGATCCTTGTTAAAACATTAATAGAGTCACTTGCAGAGATAAAATAA
- a CDS encoding CoA-acylating methylmalonate-semialdehyde dehydrogenase, translating into MTVTKNETTVLKNYINGEWVNASSSQTLDVINPATNELLTKVPVSVKTDVDMAVQAAKEAFKKWKNVPVPKRARILFKYHHLLTENHQELARLVVQENGKAYKESYGEVQRGIECVEFAAGAPTLIMGESLSGIAEDIDSEMFRFPLGVVGGITPFNFPMMVPLWMFPLAVACGNTFVLKPSERTPILANRLAELFTEAGAPKGVLNVVHGAHDVVNGLLDHQDISAISFVGSQPVAKYVYTRAAAEGKRVQALSGAKNHHIVMPDADMDKAAQHIISSAFGSAGQRCMACSAVVVVGNNEPFVQALKKKADDLIIGNGMDEEVLLTPIIRKEHREKVIGYIEKGVAEGAALIRDGRKEMDDLPEGNFMGPTIFDHVTPEMTIAKEEIFAPVLSLLRAKNLDEALEHIRKSRYGNGATIYTNDAKAARQFREEADAGMLGINVGVPATMAFFPFSGWKDSFYGDLHVNGKDGVNFYTRKKMITSRFE; encoded by the coding sequence ATGACTGTAACCAAAAATGAAACAACTGTATTGAAAAATTATATTAACGGCGAATGGGTGAATGCCAGCAGCTCACAAACGCTTGATGTGATCAACCCTGCTACAAATGAATTATTAACGAAGGTGCCGGTATCGGTGAAAACTGATGTAGATATGGCCGTCCAAGCAGCTAAAGAAGCATTTAAAAAGTGGAAAAACGTTCCTGTTCCGAAAAGAGCGAGAATTTTGTTTAAATACCACCATCTATTAACTGAAAACCATCAAGAACTGGCTCGTCTAGTGGTTCAGGAAAATGGAAAGGCATACAAAGAATCCTATGGAGAGGTACAACGAGGCATTGAATGTGTCGAATTTGCTGCCGGTGCTCCAACATTAATAATGGGCGAAAGCTTATCAGGAATTGCTGAAGACATTGATTCGGAAATGTTCCGCTTCCCGCTGGGGGTTGTAGGAGGAATCACTCCATTTAATTTCCCTATGATGGTACCACTCTGGATGTTCCCGCTTGCTGTTGCCTGTGGAAATACCTTTGTCTTAAAGCCATCTGAACGTACTCCGATTTTGGCCAATCGTCTGGCAGAACTATTTACAGAAGCCGGTGCTCCTAAGGGCGTATTAAATGTTGTTCACGGTGCACATGATGTGGTTAACGGTCTGCTGGATCATCAAGATATTTCCGCGATTTCCTTTGTTGGTTCCCAGCCTGTTGCCAAATATGTATACACACGGGCAGCTGCTGAAGGAAAGCGAGTTCAGGCATTGTCAGGCGCAAAAAATCATCATATTGTGATGCCGGATGCAGATATGGATAAAGCCGCTCAACATATTATTAGCTCGGCTTTCGGAAGCGCCGGACAACGCTGTATGGCATGCAGTGCCGTTGTCGTTGTTGGTAATAACGAGCCATTTGTCCAAGCGTTAAAGAAAAAAGCGGATGACCTAATTATTGGAAACGGAATGGATGAGGAAGTCCTTTTAACACCTATTATTCGTAAGGAGCACCGGGAAAAAGTGATCGGCTATATTGAAAAAGGAGTCGCGGAAGGAGCAGCGCTAATCAGAGATGGCCGAAAAGAAATGGATGACCTTCCTGAAGGCAATTTCATGGGACCCACCATTTTCGATCATGTCACACCTGAAATGACGATTGCCAAAGAAGAAATATTTGCACCTGTATTAAGTCTATTACGTGCAAAGAACTTAGATGAAGCGCTTGAACATATTCGTAAATCTCGCTATGGCAATGGAGCGACCATTTATACAAACGATGCCAAAGCCGCCAGACAGTTCCGCGAAGAAGCGGACGCCGGTATGCTTGGTATTAATGTGGGGGTTCCGGCTACAATGGCCTTCTTCCCATTCTCTGGCTGGAAAGACTCCTTCTACGGTGACCTTCATGTCAATGGCAAAGACGGGGTCAATTTCTACACACGTAAAAAAATGATTACTTCCAGATTTGAATAA
- a CDS encoding PucR family transcriptional regulator, whose amino-acid sequence MKEHFQLTVSDILQRRHFEQAKIVAGQDGIHRLVKWVHVVEATTIRNLLKGHELILSTGIAWKDHDEQFRSTVLEFIENKAAGLCIEMGTHLSKIPKEVIEMANEHQFPIIIFQKEVPFVEITQDIHSIIINQQYQKISDLENYSQSLNKRLLTMESYEDILQFIFSALDLQILFRFKNQDYEFVPDISHQEKTLILNELKQVENHMCQHFAQSPIFLFGQEYAEIIIYSKDIPISEFDLLILDRTATALAQHLQRDLYVEEKKRAEAFEWLHGWLDGEHSEESIHEYLIENGIKVKTSEAVVLISKLFTLKEKLSHDVTYFKLLYRSVFEQSGFAVFTVEKRNEIITILINHRAKKNMKDRMKKAIEQIQESEFIRKQNATRLTIAAGKFVESLCNIHKSYQTAKETVRIQQKMTRKQGYYFYEDLHLYRLIFQMSKHTDLQELASEYLYPVIQYDEKYNGKLLETLKVYLECNGSKQETSNKLFIVRQTLYHRLQKLENLLGEDFMEHEKRVAIEFMLLVHEYLFSSQPNAANQAR is encoded by the coding sequence ATGAAGGAACATTTTCAATTAACGGTTTCTGATATTTTACAGCGAAGGCATTTTGAACAGGCCAAAATTGTAGCCGGGCAGGATGGGATTCATCGGCTTGTGAAATGGGTTCATGTCGTCGAAGCGACCACCATTCGAAATCTATTAAAAGGGCATGAATTGATTCTTTCCACAGGAATCGCCTGGAAGGATCATGATGAACAATTTAGATCCACAGTACTTGAATTTATCGAAAATAAAGCGGCTGGATTATGTATCGAAATGGGCACCCATTTATCTAAAATTCCAAAAGAAGTAATTGAAATGGCAAATGAGCATCAATTTCCGATTATTATTTTCCAAAAAGAAGTCCCGTTTGTTGAAATTACTCAGGACATTCATTCGATCATTATCAACCAACAATACCAAAAGATATCCGATTTAGAGAATTACTCCCAAAGCTTAAATAAACGATTATTAACGATGGAAAGCTACGAAGATATCCTGCAGTTTATTTTCTCGGCACTCGATCTCCAAATCCTGTTCCGTTTTAAAAATCAGGACTATGAGTTTGTTCCGGATATCAGCCATCAAGAAAAGACACTAATTCTAAATGAGCTTAAACAAGTAGAAAATCACATGTGCCAGCATTTCGCGCAATCACCGATTTTTTTGTTCGGACAGGAATATGCAGAAATCATTATTTATTCAAAGGATATTCCCATCAGTGAATTCGATTTATTAATTTTGGACCGCACTGCTACTGCATTAGCACAGCATCTGCAGCGAGATTTATATGTGGAAGAAAAAAAGCGGGCAGAAGCGTTTGAATGGCTACACGGCTGGCTTGATGGAGAGCATTCAGAAGAAAGTATTCACGAATATTTGATCGAGAACGGCATAAAAGTGAAAACATCTGAGGCTGTTGTCCTCATTTCCAAGTTGTTTACGTTAAAAGAAAAATTAAGCCATGATGTCACTTATTTTAAATTGTTATATCGCTCAGTATTTGAACAATCCGGATTTGCCGTATTTACGGTGGAAAAAAGAAATGAAATTATTACGATACTAATCAATCATCGGGCGAAAAAGAATATGAAGGATCGGATGAAAAAGGCAATTGAACAGATCCAGGAATCCGAATTTATCAGAAAACAAAACGCCACACGGCTGACGATCGCTGCCGGCAAATTTGTTGAATCATTATGCAACATCCATAAAAGCTATCAAACAGCAAAAGAAACAGTAAGGATTCAACAAAAAATGACAAGAAAACAGGGCTATTATTTCTATGAGGATCTTCATTTATATCGGTTAATATTTCAAATGAGCAAACATACAGATTTGCAAGAGCTGGCATCTGAATATTTGTACCCGGTTATTCAATATGATGAAAAATACAATGGAAAGCTTTTGGAAACATTAAAAGTTTATTTGGAGTGCAATGGTTCAAAACAAGAAACCTCCAACAAGCTATTTATCGTGAGACAGACCCTTTATCACCGTCTGCAAAAGCTTGAAAATCTTCTGGGCGAGGATTTTATGGAGCACGAAAAACGGGTGGCTATTGAATTTATGCTGCTTGTCCATGAGTATTTATTTTCCTCACAGCCAAATGCAGCCAATCAAGCACGATAA